A section of the Raphanus sativus cultivar WK10039 unplaced genomic scaffold, ASM80110v3 Scaffold5875, whole genome shotgun sequence genome encodes:
- the LOC130507800 gene encoding uncharacterized protein LOC130507800 gives MDPNTRLLTPEFENGLKEFMGKALNQPEAKSGMLRCPCSTCKNRKVIKQLDVWTHLYTRGFTRSYKIWYHHGETDYEYGSTSEPQPAVRLEEPIRMDVDYGVGTEQMVNDHFRGEDLPNTQARRFYDMLDAGKQPLYEGCRDGHSALSSATRLMSIKSDYNLAEDCVDAIADFVKGVLPEDNVAPGSYYEVQKLVAGLGLSYQVIDVCRDNCMIYWRADEQLDACKFCGKARYKDTGGRVPVPYKRMWYLPLTERLQRLYLSERTAQPMRWHAEHSTDGEIRHPSDAKAWKHFQSTYPEFAYERRNVYLGLCTDGFSPFGKHGRQYSLWPVILTPYNLPPNLCLRREFLFLSILVPGPEHPRRSLDVFLQPLIYELQQLWGQGAETYDVS, from the coding sequence ATGGATCCgaacacgagattgcttacgccAGAGTTCGAAAATGGTCTAAAGGAATTCATGGGGAAAGCTCTCAACCAACCGGAAGCTAAATCAGGtatgttaagatgtccttgTTCTACTTGTAAAAATAGGAAGGTTATAAAACAGTtagatgtttggactcatctatatACTCGAGGGTTTACACggagttacaaaatttggtatcatcatggggaaactgattatgaatatggtagtactagcgaacctcaacCTGCGGTTAggttagaagaaccaattagaatggacgtagattatggtgtaggtactgagcagatggtaaatgatcattttagaggggaagatttacccaatacacaagctaggagattttatgatatgttggatgctggaaagcaacctttgtacgaaggttgcagagatggtcattcagctttatcatctgcaaCAAGACTGATGAGCATTAAATCCGATTATAatttggctgaagactgtgtggatgcgattgctgattttgtaaaaggtgttctacctgaggataatgttgctcctggttcatactacgaggttcagaaaCTGGTAGCTGGTCTTGGTTTATCGTAccaggtaatagatgtatgcagggataactgcatgatttattggagggcggatgagCAGCTGGAtgcatgcaaattttgtggaaaggctcgttataaagatacgggtggaagagttccagtgccatataaaaggatgtggtatttgccattgacggaaaggttgcagaggttgtatctgtccgaacgcacagcgcaaccaatgagatggcatgcggagcattcaacggatggtgagattagacatccttcagatgcaaaagcttGGAAGCATTTTCAATCGACCTATCCAGAATTTGCGTATGaaagaagaaatgtctaccttggattatgtacggatggtttcagcccatttGGGAAGCATgggagacaatattctctatggccagtcattctcacaccatacaacttaccgccaaacttgtgcttgcgtcgagagtttttgtttctctccattcttgttcccggaccagagcatcctagGAGATCACTTGATGTATTTCTacagccactaatatatgagttgcaacagcTATGGGGTCAAGGTGCTGAAACGTACGATGTTTCAT